In one Nicotiana sylvestris chromosome 8, ASM39365v2, whole genome shotgun sequence genomic region, the following are encoded:
- the LOC138876006 gene encoding uncharacterized protein: MDLEEVPKKRKDKPIHDGELIPKVTHESKKNDATSKPMEAARPPPPFPQRLQKKNDDRMLSKFLYMLSQVQLNIPLVDVLHKIPKYAKYIKDIVAHKRRLTEFEIVALTEECTSRIQNKLPQKLKDHGSFTIPVQIGNIDVGRALCDLGASINLMPLSLFKQLGLGAPRPATVMLQLADMSVAHPEGVIEDVLLQNGKFIFPADFIILDYEADELAPIILG, from the coding sequence ATGGATCTAGAGGAAGtgccaaagaagagaaaagacaagccTATACATGACGGGGAGTTGATTCCTAAGGTAACACACGAATCAAAGAAAAATGATGCAACTTCAAAGCCAATGGAGGCTgcaaggccaccaccacctttcccccagagattgcagaaaaagaatgatgatcgcatgttGAGCAAATTTCTCTATATGTTGAGCCaggttcaattgaatattccactGGTGGATGTACTTCATAAAATTCCAAAGTATgctaagtacataaaagatatagtGGCCCACAAGAGAAGATTGACTGAGTTTGAGatagttgcacttactgaagagtgcacttcaaggATCCAAAACAAgctccctcaaaagcttaaggatcaTGGCAGCTTCACCATCCCTGTGCAaattggtaatattgatgtgggtcgtgcactttgtgatttgggggcaagcatAAATCTGATGCCCTTATCCTTGTTCAAGCAATTGGGTCTAGGAGCTCCAAGACCAGCTACTGTGATGTTGCAGCTGGCTGATATGTCCGTAGCACACCCTGAGGGAGTGATTGAAGATGTATTGCTGCAAAATGGGAAATTTATCTTCCCTGCAGACTTC